A window of the Acidithiobacillus thiooxidans ATCC 19377 genome harbors these coding sequences:
- a CDS encoding AAA family ATPase — translation MTGSSGGAVSAGMAPMLDDTDWTGDVPFSYGEDEPEPTQEPTAGAVDVLPEPQPPRPPLLRHVRELLTNPPAVRWLIRDIVEADTLALLYGQPGAGKSFCALSMAASIACGSDWYGHRVTQGPAVYILGEGGGGVSRRLRAWHLTNPDARLPDAPLFISRRIVPLGESEAVAEITAAIQEAGAGTPSVVFIDTLARAAAGLDENSARDMGELVQACDKIREQYKCSVILVHHAGHNQDRARGSSAIKAALDAELSLTQSEGVITLSSSKAKESEGFKPLTFKLASVDTQWLDEDDERIYSAVLEECEPPEQAEQLGKNQTLCLGVLREMHENRRTNLESGSRSSDDAKVTLAEWREGTGLIRQRFNETKSALIKRGLVTVSGNFVRVSEGRTNANESERNVTNRSGEPERTERNGGVCNTPVRSFVRSRTDAPDDEGENYEEF, via the coding sequence ATGACTGGATCGTCTGGAGGCGCAGTCAGCGCAGGGATGGCTCCAATGCTGGATGATACCGACTGGACAGGCGATGTTCCCTTTTCCTATGGCGAAGATGAACCAGAACCCACTCAGGAGCCAACTGCTGGCGCTGTTGATGTTCTGCCGGAACCACAACCACCGCGCCCGCCGTTACTGCGTCACGTCAGAGAACTGCTGACTAATCCGCCTGCTGTCCGTTGGTTGATCCGCGACATTGTGGAAGCGGACACACTGGCGCTGCTATATGGGCAGCCGGGAGCAGGTAAATCGTTCTGCGCTCTCAGCATGGCGGCATCCATCGCCTGCGGTTCTGACTGGTACGGGCACCGCGTCACCCAAGGCCCAGCCGTTTATATCTTGGGCGAAGGTGGCGGGGGTGTATCTCGACGCCTGCGAGCATGGCACCTGACAAACCCAGACGCGAGACTGCCAGACGCGCCGCTGTTCATCTCCCGCCGCATTGTGCCCCTTGGCGAATCTGAAGCGGTTGCAGAGATTACGGCCGCCATACAGGAAGCAGGAGCAGGCACCCCGTCCGTGGTGTTTATCGACACTCTGGCGCGTGCTGCTGCTGGGCTGGATGAAAACAGCGCCCGCGACATGGGCGAACTGGTACAGGCTTGCGACAAAATCCGCGAGCAATACAAGTGCAGTGTGATCCTCGTTCACCATGCCGGACACAATCAGGATCGGGCACGCGGTAGTTCAGCGATTAAGGCCGCACTGGATGCTGAATTGTCACTCACCCAGTCCGAAGGCGTTATTACCCTATCGAGTAGCAAGGCCAAGGAATCCGAAGGGTTCAAACCCTTGACGTTCAAACTGGCGAGCGTGGACACGCAATGGCTGGATGAAGATGACGAGCGGATTTATTCGGCAGTGCTGGAAGAATGTGAGCCACCAGAGCAGGCCGAGCAACTGGGGAAAAATCAGACGTTATGCCTTGGAGTGTTGCGGGAGATGCACGAAAACAGGCGAACGAACCTTGAAAGCGGGAGCCGTTCATCAGATGACGCCAAGGTGACACTTGCAGAGTGGCGAGAAGGGACAGGCTTAATCCGTCAAAGATTTAATGAAACCAAATCAGCCCTAATAAAACGTGGACTTGTAACAGTCTCAGGCAATTTTGTAAGGGTATCGGAAGGGCGAACGAACGCGAACGAAAGCGAACGAAATGTTACGAATCGTTCGGGGGAACCAGAGCGAACGGAACGTAACGGGGGGGTATGTAATACCCCCGTCCGTTCGTTCGTTCGTTCCCGGACGGATGCACCAGACGACGAAGGGGAAAATTATGAAGAGTTCTAA
- a CDS encoding toprim domain-containing protein has product MQNDPITQFRQALADAGVILALHSPIIADGALHRAPLVTDRPGQKTAWYRLHLDSPIAGAGGDWRQGLSVRWSMKSQSALTNKEREMLQHRIERERAERQADLEAQHKEAAKRALWIWNHASSAKADHEYLRRKQIHPGIARQRDDLLLLPITGFDGDLRGIQTIAEDGSKRFTRGMAKMDAFIRVDAMPAQDRQMIVCEGWATASSVAELSPGACVIAALDAGNLMHVGTEARKRFPRIDLVIAADADPVGMEKAKAAAIAANGKWIWPKFPKDAPAGLSDFNDWIVWRRSQRRDGSNAG; this is encoded by the coding sequence ATGCAAAATGATCCAATCACTCAATTTCGCCAAGCTCTTGCAGATGCGGGCGTTATTCTGGCCCTACACAGCCCGATCATTGCTGATGGTGCATTACATCGCGCCCCTCTCGTTACTGACCGCCCAGGCCAAAAGACGGCGTGGTATCGCCTGCATCTTGACAGCCCTATTGCTGGCGCCGGTGGCGATTGGCGACAAGGGCTTTCCGTTCGCTGGAGTATGAAAAGTCAATCAGCGTTGACCAACAAAGAGCGCGAAATGCTTCAGCATCGCATCGAGCGCGAGCGAGCAGAAAGGCAGGCGGATCTTGAAGCTCAACACAAAGAAGCTGCAAAGCGGGCGCTCTGGATCTGGAATCATGCCAGTTCAGCCAAAGCCGATCATGAGTATCTTCGCCGGAAGCAAATCCACCCTGGTATCGCCCGGCAACGTGATGATCTTTTGCTTTTGCCTATCACTGGCTTTGATGGCGATTTACGCGGCATCCAGACGATCGCCGAAGACGGTAGTAAACGCTTCACAAGAGGCATGGCAAAAATGGACGCGTTTATCCGTGTTGATGCCATGCCTGCACAGGACCGGCAAATGATCGTTTGCGAGGGCTGGGCCACTGCTTCCAGTGTCGCAGAGCTTTCACCAGGCGCGTGTGTCATTGCTGCACTGGATGCTGGAAACCTTATGCATGTGGGCACAGAGGCACGGAAGCGGTTCCCCCGCATCGATCTGGTCATTGCTGCCGATGCTGATCCGGTGGGTATGGAAAAAGCAAAAGCTGCGGCCATAGCCGCCAATGGAAAGTGGATTTGGCCGAAGTTCCCGAAGGATGCGCCAGCTGGCCTATCAGATTTTAATGACTGGATCGTCTGGAGGCGCAGTCAGCGCAGGGATGGCTCCAATGCTGGATGA
- a CDS encoding helix-turn-helix transcriptional regulator yields the protein MKSEEQIQPRALRATGAAAYCGMSRSTYLKLVSEKKAPQPRRLGPGVVIWDRVELDQWIETGERA from the coding sequence ATGAAATCCGAAGAGCAGATACAACCCCGAGCACTACGCGCTACCGGCGCAGCCGCCTATTGCGGGATGTCCCGCAGCACTTACCTAAAACTGGTGTCTGAAAAGAAAGCACCACAACCCCGGCGGCTTGGCCCCGGTGTGGTTATTTGGGATCGTGTTGAACTTGATCAATGGATAGAAACAGGGGAACGCGCATGA
- a CDS encoding HigA family addiction module antitoxin, with protein sequence MMHNPPHPGEVIRELCIDPLGLSVTDAAQALGVTRKALSELLNGHTGISPAMAVRLSLAFGGSAESWLTQQAQYDLWKVRQNPPEVKRLQMA encoded by the coding sequence ATGATGCACAACCCTCCGCATCCCGGCGAAGTGATCCGGGAACTCTGCATTGACCCTTTAGGGCTGAGTGTCACTGATGCCGCGCAAGCCCTGGGCGTCACCCGCAAGGCTTTATCTGAATTGCTGAATGGGCATACCGGAATCAGCCCCGCAATGGCCGTGCGCCTTTCTCTGGCATTTGGTGGCAGTGCTGAATCATGGCTCACCCAGCAAGCGCAATATGACCTGTGGAAAGTCCGACAGAACCCGCCAGAAGTGAAGCGCCTGCAAATGGCGTGA
- a CDS encoding type II toxin-antitoxin system RelE/ParE family toxin: MIQRFRHKGLRQFYETGSKAGIIADHAKRLSLLLVRLDAARQPQDMDLPGTRLHPLKGDMDGFWAVWVSGNWRLTFCFTGSDADDVDYVDYH; the protein is encoded by the coding sequence ATGATACAGAGATTCAGGCACAAGGGTTTGCGCCAGTTTTATGAAACAGGCAGTAAAGCGGGAATCATTGCTGATCATGCCAAGCGGTTGAGCCTGCTGCTGGTCCGTCTGGACGCCGCAAGGCAGCCGCAGGATATGGACTTGCCGGGTACACGTCTGCACCCGCTCAAGGGCGATATGGACGGCTTCTGGGCTGTTTGGGTTTCAGGAAACTGGCGTCTGACTTTTTGTTTTACTGGATCAGATGCTGATGACGTTGATTATGTGGATTATCACTAG
- a CDS encoding tyrosine-type recombinase/integrase has translation MAEKLLNDKQVQNIKPEKREMIYRDGGGLELRVYPSGGKIWQLRYQCDGKRRIMRVGEYPHVSLKDARKKADKAHEQLDSGVDPQVYAEEQERAKQEAARIAKMEQAARKTFADVFAEWDVAKLSKRKDGPDLLRAMQKDVIPKVGDIEIAKVTRADLLVCLDTVSARAPRMANRLLTTLKTFYKWAQLREIVSVDPLAPVQAADVGGKLESRDRVLADDEIVDLIRKLPVSGLSVSVQAVLLIVLSTGCRLGEICSAEWAHVNGNVWTIPAENAKNKKEHRITLSGFALAQFSVLQEIREGVWCVPSPKKIGDHQTRLSIGTAIYDRQTQKAQRQGRTAATDALTLNGGRWTAHDLRRTCASGMQELGIMPAVIDAVLNHKESKGVTKIYQRYDYSKEAADAWAKWGRHLAGLRATATGDNVVMITG, from the coding sequence ATGGCCGAGAAACTGCTCAATGACAAACAGGTGCAAAACATCAAACCCGAAAAGCGGGAAATGATTTATCGGGATGGTGGCGGTTTGGAGCTCCGTGTATATCCTTCTGGTGGGAAAATCTGGCAGCTTCGCTATCAGTGCGACGGCAAACGCCGGATCATGCGAGTAGGTGAGTATCCGCATGTATCATTGAAGGATGCCCGAAAAAAAGCAGATAAAGCCCACGAGCAGCTAGATAGTGGCGTGGACCCTCAGGTTTATGCTGAAGAACAGGAACGCGCCAAGCAGGAAGCCGCGCGTATTGCCAAGATGGAGCAGGCCGCCCGCAAGACGTTTGCGGATGTATTCGCAGAATGGGATGTAGCGAAGCTATCCAAGCGCAAGGATGGCCCCGATTTGCTCCGAGCTATGCAGAAAGACGTGATCCCGAAAGTGGGCGACATAGAGATAGCCAAAGTTACCCGCGCTGATTTGCTGGTGTGCCTGGATACCGTATCCGCACGAGCGCCAAGAATGGCTAACAGGCTGCTGACAACGCTTAAAACATTCTACAAGTGGGCGCAGTTGCGAGAGATCGTCAGCGTTGATCCTCTGGCCCCCGTTCAGGCTGCTGACGTAGGCGGCAAGCTGGAAAGCCGTGACCGGGTCCTGGCTGACGATGAGATCGTGGACCTGATCCGAAAGTTACCTGTCAGTGGATTGTCTGTCAGTGTGCAAGCTGTTCTGCTGATCGTGCTTTCCACCGGATGCCGCCTGGGGGAGATATGCAGCGCAGAGTGGGCGCATGTAAACGGCAACGTCTGGACCATCCCGGCTGAAAACGCCAAGAACAAAAAGGAACACCGTATCACTCTGTCAGGGTTCGCGCTGGCGCAGTTCTCGGTACTTCAGGAAATCCGGGAAGGCGTCTGGTGTGTCCCGTCACCTAAAAAGATTGGAGATCATCAGACACGGCTTTCCATTGGAACCGCCATCTATGACCGTCAGACGCAAAAGGCCCAACGGCAGGGCAGGACGGCAGCAACCGACGCCCTTACCCTGAATGGTGGCCGATGGACCGCGCACGACCTACGCCGCACATGCGCCAGCGGTATGCAGGAACTCGGTATCATGCCCGCCGTCATCGATGCCGTTTTGAATCACAAAGAATCGAAAGGCGTCACTAAGATTTATCAACGATATGATTATTCAAAAGAAGCCGCCGATGCCTGGGCGAAGTGGGGAAGGCACCTGGCTGGATTACGCGCAACGGCTACGGGTGACAATGTTGTGATGATTACTGGCTAA
- the purL gene encoding phosphoribosylformylglycinamidine synthase, with product MLLLRGSAALSAFRLQHLLKLLQEADLPVAYLNARFVHLLDLSEALNAEQTGVVTALLHYGTPFTEESQDGIQEICVLPRLGTISPWSSKASEIFRHCGLGNVRRVERGVSYTLMRAGVGIFSTTEMEQIRRQLHDPMTESVLSDWYAAEAIFKHPEPAHLRRVALQAEGMTALTEANRSMGLALSPAELDYLKDYFSDLGRDPSDAELMMFAQANSEHCRHKVFNAHYHLDGENQSQSLFGMIRETHRLNPQGTLSAYKDNAAVMASIMTSQPFAVAADGQYRPTEENTAILMKVETHNHPTAISPFPGAATGSGGEIRDEGATGRGGKPKAGLTGFSVSHLRIPGYTQSWEQPFYGKPARIRSALEIMRGGPLGAAAFNNEFGRPAIAGYFRVFECDHDGVHRGYHKPIMLAGGLGQIRPQMVEKQPLPIGAKVLVIGGPAMLIGLGGGAASSVASGSGDEQLDFASVQRGNPEMQRRAQEVIERCVALGQDSPILSIHDVGAGGLSNAVPELLHDGGRGGRLQLRTIPNEEPAMSPMQIWSNEAQERYVLAVTPEDLPRFEAICQRERCPYAVLGEAVEEDVLLVEDALLQDTPVDMALSALLGCPPRMERNSRHQMVQTQSLDLSGTVLRDAAYAVLRHPSVASKEFLITIGDRSVGGLIHRDQMVGPWQVPVADCGVTAADFWNTHGEAMAIGERAPVAVLNPVASARLAIAEALTNLWAADVRVLDNIKLSANWMAAVDHPGEDAALFDAVKAAALEVCPALDLAIPVGKDSLSMRTLWQEEGQDKAVVSPLSLIITAFTPVQDLRKTWTPQWAAQEETDLWLVDLGQGRLGASILAQTVGQMGAETPDMDQPELLRKLFAALCSLREQELVLAYHDRADGGLWATLCEMSFASRCGADMVLPAGADVWSFLFAEEPGVLLQVAAKDRETVRGIFAEKDLDTRAQCLGTVHVGHWQLRVLQGEQVLLNEPIAELLQAWTENSYQMASLRDDPQCAKEAFAAATAMEAPLFSRVPFSPQMPMIQQGVQPKVAILREQGVNGQVEMAAAFHRAGFTAVDVHMSDLTSGRYRLNDFQALAACGGFSYGDVLGAGAGWAKSILFHSALLDQFAAFFADESRLALGVCNGCQMMAELREIIPGAGHWPLFTRNRSEQFEARLAMVEVLDSPSLWFSGMAGTYAPIVIAHGEGRAHFDSTTEGSPAPVTMRYVDAMGQVARHYPANPNGSPEGITGLCNEDGRVAILMPHPERVVRSLQMSWAPADWGELTPWMQIFTNARKVLGS from the coding sequence ATGCTGCTGCTGCGCGGCTCTGCGGCCCTTTCTGCCTTTCGTCTGCAACATCTGCTGAAACTCCTGCAAGAAGCGGACCTTCCGGTTGCTTATCTGAATGCGCGCTTTGTGCATCTGCTTGACCTGAGTGAAGCCCTCAACGCCGAACAAACTGGTGTGGTCACCGCTCTGCTGCACTATGGAACGCCATTTACCGAAGAGTCCCAGGATGGAATTCAGGAAATTTGCGTGTTGCCGCGCCTGGGTACCATTTCTCCCTGGTCGAGCAAAGCCAGCGAAATTTTCCGGCATTGCGGGCTTGGCAACGTCCGCAGGGTCGAGCGCGGTGTGTCCTATACGCTGATGCGTGCCGGAGTGGGTATTTTCAGCACGACAGAAATGGAGCAAATCCGTCGGCAGCTTCATGATCCCATGACCGAATCTGTGCTTTCTGACTGGTATGCAGCCGAGGCCATTTTCAAGCACCCCGAGCCGGCACATTTGCGGCGGGTGGCGCTGCAGGCAGAGGGCATGACGGCCTTGACTGAAGCCAATCGCAGCATGGGACTGGCGTTGTCTCCTGCTGAACTGGATTACCTGAAGGATTATTTTTCAGATTTGGGCCGAGATCCCAGTGATGCCGAACTGATGATGTTTGCCCAGGCGAATTCCGAGCATTGTCGCCATAAGGTATTTAACGCCCACTACCATCTGGATGGCGAAAATCAGTCCCAGAGTCTGTTTGGCATGATCCGTGAAACCCATCGCCTGAATCCGCAAGGCACTTTATCTGCCTACAAGGACAACGCAGCAGTCATGGCGAGTATCATGACCAGTCAGCCCTTTGCCGTGGCTGCCGACGGTCAGTATCGGCCAACGGAAGAAAACACCGCCATTTTGATGAAGGTGGAAACCCACAATCATCCAACGGCCATTTCTCCCTTTCCGGGCGCGGCCACGGGCAGTGGTGGGGAAATTCGGGATGAAGGGGCCACGGGGCGGGGCGGCAAACCCAAGGCGGGTCTGACCGGGTTCTCGGTATCTCATCTGCGTATTCCGGGTTATACCCAGTCCTGGGAACAGCCTTTTTATGGAAAGCCGGCGCGGATTCGTTCCGCTCTGGAAATCATGCGCGGTGGACCGCTGGGTGCGGCTGCTTTCAACAATGAATTTGGACGTCCGGCCATTGCCGGTTATTTCCGGGTTTTTGAGTGTGATCACGATGGGGTGCATCGCGGTTACCACAAGCCCATCATGCTGGCCGGAGGGTTGGGGCAAATCCGCCCGCAGATGGTGGAAAAACAGCCTTTGCCGATCGGCGCGAAAGTGTTGGTGATTGGTGGTCCGGCTATGCTCATCGGTCTGGGTGGCGGTGCCGCTTCCAGTGTGGCCAGCGGATCGGGCGATGAACAACTGGATTTTGCCTCGGTGCAACGGGGTAATCCTGAAATGCAACGGCGGGCCCAGGAAGTGATTGAACGCTGCGTGGCTTTGGGCCAGGATTCCCCCATCCTCTCCATTCATGATGTGGGTGCCGGTGGATTATCCAACGCCGTTCCCGAGTTATTACATGATGGGGGTCGGGGCGGGCGCTTGCAGTTGCGCACGATACCTAATGAAGAACCCGCCATGTCGCCCATGCAAATCTGGAGTAATGAAGCGCAGGAGCGCTATGTGTTGGCGGTTACTCCAGAGGATTTGCCGCGCTTTGAGGCCATTTGTCAGCGTGAGCGTTGCCCCTACGCCGTACTGGGTGAGGCTGTGGAAGAAGATGTCCTTCTGGTCGAAGATGCGCTCCTGCAGGATACTCCTGTAGATATGGCACTCAGCGCGCTACTGGGTTGTCCGCCGCGCATGGAAAGAAATAGCCGGCATCAAATGGTTCAGACCCAATCTCTGGACCTGTCTGGAACGGTTTTGCGCGATGCTGCCTATGCGGTGCTCCGTCATCCCTCGGTAGCCAGTAAGGAGTTTCTGATTACCATTGGCGACCGGAGCGTGGGGGGCCTGATTCACCGCGATCAGATGGTCGGTCCCTGGCAGGTGCCGGTTGCTGACTGTGGAGTGACTGCAGCAGATTTCTGGAATACCCACGGTGAGGCGATGGCCATTGGCGAAAGGGCGCCAGTGGCAGTTCTGAACCCTGTGGCCAGCGCGCGCCTGGCCATTGCTGAAGCACTGACCAATCTCTGGGCGGCAGATGTGCGGGTACTGGATAACATCAAGCTCTCGGCCAACTGGATGGCGGCAGTGGATCATCCCGGCGAAGATGCAGCTCTCTTTGATGCCGTCAAGGCAGCAGCCCTGGAAGTTTGTCCTGCCCTGGATCTGGCCATTCCGGTGGGAAAAGACTCCTTGTCCATGCGCACGCTCTGGCAGGAAGAAGGGCAGGACAAAGCGGTCGTCTCTCCTCTTTCCCTGATTATTACGGCTTTTACGCCCGTGCAGGATCTGCGCAAGACCTGGACGCCCCAGTGGGCGGCCCAGGAAGAGACGGATTTATGGCTGGTTGATTTAGGACAGGGCCGTCTGGGGGCTTCTATCCTCGCCCAGACAGTGGGGCAAATGGGCGCGGAAACGCCGGACATGGATCAGCCTGAACTGTTGCGTAAACTTTTTGCGGCGCTATGCAGCTTGCGTGAACAGGAACTCGTGCTCGCCTATCATGACCGTGCCGATGGCGGGCTGTGGGCTACGCTGTGTGAAATGTCATTTGCGAGTCGTTGCGGAGCGGATATGGTGCTGCCTGCCGGGGCCGATGTCTGGTCTTTCCTGTTTGCGGAGGAGCCGGGCGTATTGCTTCAGGTAGCGGCCAAAGATCGGGAAACCGTGCGGGGCATTTTTGCGGAAAAGGATCTGGACACCCGGGCTCAGTGCCTTGGTACCGTGCATGTCGGGCATTGGCAGCTGCGGGTACTGCAGGGTGAACAGGTATTACTGAACGAACCCATTGCGGAGTTGCTGCAGGCATGGACTGAAAACAGCTATCAGATGGCGTCGTTGCGTGACGATCCGCAATGCGCCAAAGAAGCATTTGCTGCCGCGACCGCAATGGAAGCTCCGCTTTTCTCCCGTGTTCCCTTCAGTCCGCAGATGCCCATGATTCAGCAGGGTGTGCAGCCCAAAGTGGCCATTTTGCGTGAGCAGGGCGTCAATGGTCAGGTTGAAATGGCGGCTGCTTTTCACCGTGCCGGATTCACGGCTGTGGATGTCCACATGAGTGATCTGACTAGTGGACGTTATCGCCTCAATGATTTTCAGGCATTGGCAGCTTGTGGCGGCTTTTCTTATGGCGATGTGCTGGGTGCCGGGGCTGGTTGGGCCAAGTCCATTCTGTTTCATTCGGCATTGCTGGACCAGTTTGCGGCGTTTTTTGCAGATGAATCGCGCCTGGCCCTGGGTGTCTGCAATGGCTGCCAGATGATGGCTGAATTGCGGGAAATCATTCCCGGAGCCGGGCATTGGCCATTATTTACCCGCAATCGTTCTGAGCAATTTGAAGCCCGCCTGGCCATGGTGGAAGTGCTGGACTCTCCTTCCCTGTGGTTTAGCGGGATGGCCGGAACCTATGCACCGATTGTCATCGCCCATGGCGAAGGCCGTGCCCACTTTGACAGTACCACCGAAGGGTCTCCTGCACCGGTCACCATGCGTTACGTGGACGCCATGGGGCAAGTGGCACGTCACTATCCGGCCAACCCCAACGGATCGCCGGAAGGGATCACCGGGCTCTGCAATGAAGATGGTCGGGTTGCCATTTTGATGCCGCATCCCGAGCGGGTCGTGCGTAGCCTGCAAATGAGCTGGGCACCAGCAGATTGGGGCGAATTGACGCCGTGGATGCAGATATTCACCAATGCCCGCAAAGTGCTGGGATCCTGA
- the purC gene encoding phosphoribosylaminoimidazolesuccinocarboxamide synthase — protein MSERQALYEGKAKIVYASSMEDELILHFKDDTSAFDGEKVEQLARKGEVNNAFNAFIMEYLQSEGVPTHFIRRLDARESLVRRLEMILVECVVRNRAAGSLTKRLGIEEGRILEPPTLEFFLKNDALHDPMINTAHIRTFGWASAEEVEAMRRWTMRVNTLLKALFAKANLILVDFKLEFGRFHGELYLGDEFSPDGCRLWDAQSLEKMDKDRFRRNLGGVVEAYLEVAQRLGVPL, from the coding sequence ATGAGTGAACGTCAGGCGTTGTACGAAGGTAAGGCCAAAATTGTTTATGCCAGCAGCATGGAAGATGAGCTGATTCTGCACTTCAAGGATGACACTTCGGCTTTTGATGGAGAAAAAGTCGAGCAGCTTGCCCGCAAGGGCGAGGTCAATAATGCTTTCAATGCTTTTATCATGGAGTACCTGCAATCCGAGGGCGTGCCGACCCATTTTATCCGGCGTCTGGATGCGCGCGAAAGTCTGGTGCGCCGCCTGGAAATGATTCTGGTGGAATGCGTGGTTCGCAATCGTGCTGCAGGCTCTTTAACGAAGCGACTGGGTATTGAGGAAGGACGGATACTGGAACCCCCGACTCTGGAGTTTTTTCTGAAAAATGACGCCTTGCATGATCCCATGATCAACACCGCACATATTCGCACCTTTGGTTGGGCCAGTGCAGAAGAGGTGGAAGCCATGCGGCGCTGGACCATGCGCGTAAATACGTTATTGAAGGCTTTGTTTGCCAAAGCCAACCTGATTCTGGTGGATTTCAAGCTGGAATTTGGACGTTTTCACGGCGAATTATATCTGGGTGATGAATTCAGCCCCGACGGTTGTCGATTATGGGATGCCCAAAGTCTGGAAAAAATGGATAAGGATCGCTTCCGGCGTAATCTCGGCGGGGTGGTGGAAGCCTATCTGGAAGTAGCCCAACGTCTGGGTGTGCCCCTTTAA
- the purB gene encoding adenylosuccinate lyase: MIERYTRPEMGALWTQDAKYQAWLDVELAACRALAARGEIPAEALAEIAAKAAFDSARIAEIELEVKHDVIAFLTSVAEFVGPSSRFIHVGLTSSDVVDTGFGLQLKRSGELLLKGMERVCAALEQLAWKYKDTVMMGRSHGIHAEPITFGLKVAVWYAEAQRNHQRLQRAIAAVSAGMLSGAVGTFANIDPDIEEAVCRELGLSPELASTQVISRDRHAEFFNTLAIIAGSIEKIAVEIRHLQRTEVLEAEEPFTAGQKGSSAMPHKRNPILSENLTGLARLLRGYASMALEDIALWHERDISHSSVERVIGPDACIVMDFMFHRASGLLEKLVVYPQHMMDNLNKMHGLIFSQRVLLALTAKGMLRESAYRVVQRNAMQVWENNADFKALLAADPDVSQYLQENDLAELFDLAYHTRNIDRIFARVFPKGQPQ, from the coding sequence ATGATTGAGCGTTATACGCGCCCGGAAATGGGTGCCTTATGGACTCAGGACGCTAAATATCAGGCGTGGCTGGATGTCGAGCTGGCCGCCTGTCGCGCTCTGGCTGCGCGTGGCGAGATCCCGGCCGAGGCCCTGGCAGAAATTGCAGCAAAGGCGGCTTTTGACAGTGCCCGCATTGCTGAAATCGAGCTGGAAGTGAAGCATGACGTCATTGCATTTTTGACCTCCGTGGCAGAATTTGTGGGGCCTTCCAGTCGCTTTATTCACGTGGGACTCACTTCCTCAGATGTGGTGGATACGGGGTTCGGCTTGCAGCTCAAGCGCTCCGGTGAACTGCTCCTGAAAGGCATGGAGCGGGTTTGTGCCGCGCTGGAGCAACTCGCCTGGAAATACAAGGATACGGTCATGATGGGCCGTTCTCACGGCATTCATGCCGAGCCCATTACTTTTGGTCTGAAAGTGGCGGTCTGGTATGCCGAGGCGCAGCGTAATCACCAGCGTCTGCAGCGTGCCATTGCGGCAGTTTCTGCGGGAATGCTGTCCGGAGCGGTGGGTACTTTTGCCAATATCGACCCGGACATAGAAGAAGCGGTTTGCCGGGAGTTGGGCCTCAGCCCGGAGCTGGCCAGCACCCAGGTGATCTCCCGTGATCGTCATGCCGAGTTTTTCAATACTCTCGCCATCATCGCCGGTTCCATCGAGAAAATCGCGGTGGAAATCCGGCATCTGCAGCGTACGGAAGTCCTGGAAGCCGAAGAACCGTTTACAGCAGGGCAGAAGGGCAGTTCCGCCATGCCGCACAAGCGCAATCCCATTCTTTCCGAAAATCTTACCGGCTTGGCGCGCCTGCTGCGCGGCTATGCCAGCATGGCGCTGGAAGACATTGCCCTCTGGCATGAGCGGGATATTTCCCATTCCAGTGTGGAGCGGGTTATTGGCCCGGATGCCTGCATTGTCATGGATTTCATGTTCCACCGGGCCAGTGGGTTGCTGGAAAAACTGGTGGTTTATCCTCAGCATATGATGGATAACCTGAATAAAATGCATGGTCTGATTTTCTCTCAACGGGTATTGCTGGCTTTGACGGCCAAGGGCATGTTGCGGGAAAGCGCTTACCGTGTCGTCCAGCGCAATGCCATGCAGGTTTGGGAAAATAATGCCGATTTCAAGGCGCTGCTGGCTGCGGATCCAGATGTTTCGCAGTATCTGCAGGAAAATGACCTGGCAGAATTGTTTGATCTTGCTTACCACACCCGCAACATTGATCGCATCTTTGCGCGGGTCTTTCCGAAAGGACAGCCGCAATGA